The Desulfovibrio aminophilus DNA segment CTTCGCCACCCTGGCGGACATCGCCCGCGTCCTGGACCTCTCCGCCGACGAGCGCCGGGCCATGATGCTCCCGGACCACTCCCGGCTGCCCTTCGCCGTGACGCCCTACTACGCCTCCCTGCTGGAGCCCGGGAACCCGGACCAGCCCGTGCGCCGCTGCGTCATCCCGAGCATGGCCGAGACCCTCGCCGCCCCCGGCGAGGCCGACGACCCCCTGGGCGAGGACGCCCACATGCCCGTGCCCGGCCTCGTCCACCGCTACCCCGACCGCGTGCTCTTCCTGGTCACGGACTTCTGCTCCACCTACTGCCGCTACTGCACCCGCTCCCGCGCCGTGGGCGGGCACAAGGCCGCCCACGTCTTCAAGAAGCGCTGGGAAAAGGCCCTGGCCTACATCGCCGCCACCCCCCAGGTGCGCGACGTGCTCCTCTCCGGCGGCGACGCCCTGACCCTCTCCGACGAGGCCATCGACTGGCTCCTGTGCCGGCTGCGCGCCATCCCCCACGTGGAGTTCGTGCGCATGGGCTCCAAGGTCCCGGCCGTGCTGCCCCAGCGCGTGACCAAGAGCCTGACCCGCGTGCTCAAGCGCCACCACCCCCTGTGGGTCAGCCTGCACTTCGCCCACCCCGACGAGCTGACCCCCGAGACCGTCCGGGCCTGCGAGATGCTCGCCGA contains these protein-coding regions:
- a CDS encoding KamA family radical SAM protein, which encodes MKECLDLTANEPPDPSGVLSMAADAAGHAPLAFAPTHRPVQRARTITLPDVHINARTRDFHHRFFPQATLKDWNDWRWQLKNRFATLADIARVLDLSADERRAMMLPDHSRLPFAVTPYYASLLEPGNPDQPVRRCVIPSMAETLAAPGEADDPLGEDAHMPVPGLVHRYPDRVLFLVTDFCSTYCRYCTRSRAVGGHKAAHVFKKRWEKALAYIAATPQVRDVLLSGGDALTLSDEAIDWLLCRLRAIPHVEFVRMGSKVPAVLPQRVTKSLTRVLKRHHPLWVSLHFAHPDELTPETVRACEMLADAGVPLGSQTVLLKGVNDDPATMTALFHGLLKARVRPYYLYQCDPISGSGHFRTSVRAGIDIIRSLRGHTTGYAVPHYVIDAPGGGGKIPVCPEYVQGHDGTDLLLTNYEGKTFRYPDTAGREAAE